One genomic region from Magallana gigas chromosome 3, xbMagGiga1.1, whole genome shotgun sequence encodes:
- the LOC136273459 gene encoding uncharacterized protein: MPGKKSYKCFLCPRITKRTDRFAISKSHRLVVNRISGRTPSDGDFLCNKCRHVCKSYVKGSEKAKKKVQACTSSTCTPQPSVTPVSPPSVQLPFPSSARGHSSCCICKRPGPKLIIVPVDIRHQIFISKEIIIPAGARCCPNHLHGNIGDLEPTADTTTVNRSTIAQLIKFLRSEIQRQEKTRLDFNSEKTLSNAEYRDLMGISKDSFKDLLLFVEGKVRPTPTRSVRTSLAIFLMKLRGGESNRVLSTLFNVSKSSIRRCISSVRSALSGKFVHKNLGFQHISRAEIIQHHTRQLAQTLFKTSPGNQAILVMDGTYIYINKSGNFQFQRQSYRLHKGRPLVKPMIIVSTTS; encoded by the coding sequence ATGCCTGGTAAAAAATCCTACAAGTGCTTCCTTTGTCCTCGCATAACAAAAAGGACTGACAGATTTGCCATATCCAAAAGTCACAGACTTGTTGTTAACAGAATTTCAGGACGAACACCAAGTGATGGGGATTTTCTCTGCAACAAGTGTCGTCATGTGTGCAAGTCATATGTTAAGGGATCTGAGAAAGCAAAGAAAAAAGTGCAGGCATGTACTTCTTCTACATGTACTCCTCAGCCATCTGTAACACCTGTTAGCCCACCTTCAGTGCAGCTGCCATTCCCTAGCTCAGCTAGAGGACACTCCTCCTGTTGCATCTGCAAGAGGCCTGGACCAAAACTCATTATTGTTCCTGTGGATATCAGACACCAGATATTTATATCCAAGGAAATCATTATTCCAGCTGGTGCCAGGTGTTGTCCAAACCATCTCCATGGAAATATTGGGGATCTTGAACCTACAGCTGATACAACAACAGTGAATAGATCAACAATCGCCCAACTGATCAAGTTTTTAAGGTCAGAAATTCAGAGGCAAGAGAAAACAAGACTTGATTTTAACAGCGAAAAAACTCTCAGTAATGCCGAGTACCGTGATCTCATGGGAATTTCCAAGGACTCTTTCAAAGATCTTCTGCTCTTCGTGGAGGGAAAAGTTCGGCCTACTCCAACAAGATCTGTACGGACTAGCTTAGCTATTTTCCTGATGAAATTAAGGGGAGGTGAATCAAACAGAGTACTTTCAACCCTTTTCAATGTATCTAAGTCCAGTATTCGAAGATGCATTAGTTCTGTACGCTCAGCCCTTTCTGGAAAATTTGTCCATAAAAACCTGGGTTTCCAGCACATCTCACGTGCAGAGATTATACAGCACCATACAAGACAGTTAGCTCAAACTCTGTTCAAAACCAGCCCAGGCAATCAAGCAATTTTAGTAATGGACGGTACCTACATCTACATTAACAAGAGTGGAAACTTTCAGTTCCAAAGGCAATCATATAGATTGCACAAGGGACGTCCTTTGGTAAAGCCAATGATAATTGTTTCAACGACTTCATAA
- the LOC117690262 gene encoding uncharacterized protein, giving the protein MKPLSNGNATEDESLGCKMLFLSKQVNALQQHVEEHHLDRRSVCWEPVDDLKGFPYLDEEQLRNLTCGIYQLRLSPSYAQEHLEGNCQIHVHKEEPGLVRVRLQSRHVSSRSYQLWIRYDEASVTAWYCKCRARARVVGMCSHIAAILWFLGNARHRISSGFGVRNWGDFVDDANNIPTPVDESESSEGELSGTEE; this is encoded by the exons ATGAAACCACTTTCTAACGGAAATGCTACTGAGGATGAGTCCCTTGGATGTAAGATGCTTTTTCTATCCAAGCAAGTCAACGCCTTACAACAACATGTGGAGGAACATCACCTAGATCGGCGCTCTGTGTGTTGGGAACCAGTAGATGATCTAAAAG gCTTTCCGTATCTTGATGAAGAGCAGCTTCGAAATCTCACTTGTGGGATATACCAGCTTCGACTCTCACCCAGTTATGCACAGGAACACTTGGAAGGCAACTGCCAGATACATGTCCACAAAGAGGAGCCAGGTCTTGTCAGGGTACGGTTACAGAGTCGACATGTATCATCTCGATCATACCAGTTATGGATAAGATATGATGAAGCAAGTGTTACAGCATGGTACTGTAAATGCAGAGCCCGGGCAAGAGTTGTTGGGATGTGTTCCCACATTGCAGCCATTTTATGGTTTTTGGGAAATGCGAGGCACAGGATCTCAAGTGGATTTGGAGTTCGAAACTGGGGAGACTTTGTTGACGATGCAAACAACATTCCAACTCCAGTTGATGAAAGTGAGTCCTCTGAGGGAGAACTTAGCGGGACGGAAGAATGA